In Kwoniella dejecticola CBS 10117 chromosome 4, complete sequence, one genomic interval encodes:
- a CDS encoding serine-tRNA ligase yields MRRVSVARITGIRQYASQVSLKGPLIGVKPPAPPPASPSSSQSSSGSGRNNALSSSTLPKPRLDYNALLSDPGYTTLNAIQRAAPLKPDHLLHLARLRETQLILLQKLSTIRAKQKEIGSLIRTGIVGDSEELKEQAKKIKKRIKDYEANLVETENELLDLSLLLPNFSHPDAPVGKEENAVILETFGPPIPTGSTQKADKARDHVDFCNFYELLDGEASSNTTGSSWPYLKGILALLEQALIQYSLSIAIKNGFQVVLPPDVVKADIAWRCGFQPRDSSSNPSTQTYHITTNASSNSTPQGGSGSAQTPELCLAGTSEIPLAGLFANRLYHEEDLPKKVVGVGRAFRAEAGARGADTRGLYRVHQFTKVELFAVTTENQSEQMMEDIRAVQKEIAQGLGLSVRVLDMPTEELGASASRKYDMEAWMPGRGKWGEITSTSNCTSYQSRRLSITYRPSPTSSSAFDHTQQRPNSDTDTPPPAPSEGHTGPLPFAHTLNGTAAAIPRLLVALIEGGMRFKGGSDAGEYEGIDLPKVLQRFWIGGDQVGEGRKRGLIRWV; encoded by the exons ATGAGACGAGTCAGTGTAGCCAGGATCACCGGTA TCCGACAATACGCATCGCAAGTCTCCCTCAAAGGCCCTTTGATAGGCGTCAAACCacccgctcctcctcctgccagtccttcatcgtcccaatcatcatctggGAGTGGCAGAAACAATGCTCTGTCATCATCGACTTTACCTAAACCTCGACTCGATTACAATGCCTTACTTTCCGATCCTGGATACACAACCCTAAACGCTATCCAACGTGCCGCACCCTTGAAACCAGATCATCTCTTACACCTAGCTAGACTGCGCGAGACTCAATTGATCTTACTCCAGAAACTATCGACTATCCGAGCCAAGCAAAAAGAGATCGGCTCATTGATACGTACGGGGATCGTAGGCGATTCCGAGGAACTGAAAGAACAGGCtaagaagatcaagaaacGCATAAAAGACTATGAGGCGAACTTGGTCGAAACAGAGAACGAGCTATTAGATCTCAGCTTACTCTTACCGAATTTCTCACATCCGGACGCTCCTGTCggcaaggaagagaatgCTGTGATTTTAGAAACTTTCGGTCCGCCTATACCCACTGGCAGTACTCAGAAAGCGGACAAGGCGAGGGACCATGTTGATTTCTGTAATTTCTATGAGCTCTTGGATGGGGAAGCATCATCAAATACGACTGGATCATCTTGGCCTTACCTCAAAGGGATCTTGGCTCTCCTCGAACAAGCCTTGATCCAATACAGTCTCTCGATAGCGATCAAGAACGGATTCCAAGTGGTCTTACCTCCTGATGTGGTGAAGGCAGATATAGCCTGGCGATGTGGTTTTCAACCTCGTGACTCCTCATCCAACCCTTCCACTCAGACGTATCACATCACCACCAACGCGAGCTCCAACTCTACTCCTCAAGGGGGATCCGGATCAGCGCAAACGCCGGAACTATGTCTAGCTGGGACTAGTGAGATCCCGCTGGCTGGCCTATTCGCTAATAGGCTGTATCACGAAGAAGACCTGCCGAAGAAAGTAGTCGGCGTAGGAAGGGCGTTCAGGGCGGAAGCAGGAGCCCGAGGAGCAGATACGAGGGGCTTGTACAGAGTACATCAGTTTACGAAGGTAGAGCTTTTCGCTGTCACGACAGAGAATCAGAGTGAGCAGATGATGGAGGATATCAGAGCTGTGCAGAAGGAAATAGCGCAGGGACTGGGGTTGAGTGTGAGGGTGTTAGATATGCCGACGGAGGAATTGGGCGCCTCGGCAAGTAGGAAATACGATATGGAAGCTTGGATGCCTGGAAGAGGGAAATGGGGCGAA ATAACGTCAACCTCGAATTGTACATCATACCAATCCCGTCGACTCTCAATCACGTATCGCCCATctcccacttcctcctccgcttTCGACCATACTCAACAAAGGCCAAACTCGGATACAGACACACCACCGCCAGCTCCCTCCGAAGGACATACAGGACCACTGCCATTCGCACATACTCTGAACGGCACGGCAGCTGCTATCCCTCGATTGTTAGTCGCCCTGATCGAGGGCGGAATGCGATTCAAAGGCGGATCGGATGCGGGAGAATACGAGGGCATCGATCTGCCAAAAGTATTGCAGAGATTCTGGATTGGTGGAGATCAAGTTggcgaaggaaggaagaggggacTTATTCGATGGGTATAA